gtTGAAGGTTCGATCACAATATCCGAAGGAcattttttggtaaatggcttgtaaaacttaagtatggcatgtatagcaatatacctatttcgtgtaaataattttgtgatatggcggtgatttggttgagaaaatgcttgataatgataggtcatggaaatgactaatttagaccatgtttgatgtcatggaaagttaataggttatctagtccataaaaactcatgaaaagataaaatttgccataaacagaacattgcagcaacactgatgtgagtttgaaaatttactaaaaatcatagaaatcgaatttggtgatggattaaatatgaaattgaagcccaatatgtctattttcacataaaacaaaagaaataggtaaaggaattatattttagaagatatttaaatttttgtgaaacagggccagagtgatttctggatcccctgttccaactttaggaattcaccataaattgtaaaaaaataattagttgttgtattttatattcttggaatccttattgagtctagtttcaggataaACAAACGGCACAGTCATATAAATTTTTCACAGAGAGAtatatggttcgtagtaaacagaggtcaatCCAGCCAAGTCCTAAAAcaagggtaactttaactaataaactgtactaattgacccaaccaaaaattctagaaaaaatttagtaaatagatatatgagtctagatttagggaaaatttacggatcttgattttgagtttcgtaactcgagatatgatttttcttgtaacggTGACGCAGGtaactagaaagctgtgaatgtagaaacaaatgattcgaagttcttaatttgataaattatgttcggtaacacctcaagctcgactccggtgacgatctcgggcgtgggggcgttacaatatggaaatgatggagcatgaaatattgatataatgaaatgaatgatatatgcttatgaagaaatggtaagagcatgatatgtttcatgacatgtacatatatggtTATCTTTGATATGCTGAtaaaggaaattatgtaagttgagactattattaaactcaagtgcgatatgtcaagaaaatagatatatcaatgttgaatttatatgagatatgtgcaactatactaacaatgttgctgtttatacaagtgccaaactgttgattgaatgataatatatttatttatatgatgcattgaatcagtaagtatttaaatttttttaagtgatctgcaaatggtagtaatgctctgaaaccctgttctggcatcggatacgggttaagggtgttacaagttgagtgaaatgaaattcgaatcgaaacgagtgaaattattcgagttaaattaaaaaaaattaaacatatcaaattaaaattttattacaatatgactaatttcatgttagagcatataaatttgaagtcatatatatatatatatatgaaagctctttcaaaaaaaagtaagaaaaagaTAAGATATTTTAGTATCATAAACTTGAATTGGTAATTTACTTGTTTAGGtcttcaaaattattattttagaaattaaaaaaataacatttttttacatATTCTTTTGATTGTtgttagaatttttatttttttattatatgttttttataatttttttatgaaacttagaattttttataaatgtttttgaatttttttataatttttgttgagagtgACCAATTGActcattttttaaattgtaatggaCCAAAAGAGTATTTACACTAATCTGTTATtagagtttttaaattatttgagttgtaatttcAACTTGACTCGAACTTGGAAAACTGAATTATTTATTCGAATTGACTCaaaaaactcaatttaattaatttaaaatttaaaatattattttttcgagccaaattaaattttaatctaaCATAAGCAAAAATAATTCTACATCTTGTGTTTATTGACTATCAAGATGTCTCTCTGATTGCATTTTAAGAAAATCAAAACATTTCCCCATTACGTTCCTAGCTTTAGaaggtttaaaaataaataattattgtttAAATCGTGATTCCATTTCCATTCATTCATACGATAATATTGACCCCTACGTGGAGCAAATGATTCTTTTCCAACAAACATTACACAAGTAGCAAAAAAACAAGTTTAAACTTATAATGTTAATATAAAAATTCTGAGCCTTTTAAAGATTGCATCTCAAAGAACTCTGAATTTGCAATAGATCCTTCCTGTCTAGGTAAGATATGCATAAATTGCATATCTTATGAACAAACCCCTAAGACATTTATGGCACCTTCATTCTTCCTTAATATGTATTTAGGCTTATCAATGTCCAAAGTAGTCACGATGATAATATATAGTATTGGATCTTGTATGCTTTTTATTTCTCATTACTATTTGCTAAGTAAGAAAGGTGAAGGATACGTCGAAGGTTAAGGAAACAAGCAAGATGAAATCTAAAACTGAAAAATCTGCATTGTGGTTGCTAAGGGTGACTTCTGACCTGAAGTTATTGAGTGATATATTTTTCTAATGTATGTAGATTCAGTCGGGGCCATTTTGAAAAGATGGATATAATTTTGAGTTCTTTTCAAGTTTCATCATTTTTTTGTATGAAACTCTCCATGGTGTAAAACTAGTAGGCTTGTAAgatattttagttaaaaaatagATATGGATGGCTGGAAAAGTTGTTATTGCTCGGTCCATATCTTGTTATAGTGAAGTTGTTTCTATGCTTAGATCATCAACTTGGGTCTTGAATAGATTTTGTTGTACTAAGTTCGATCCACTTGAATATGATTATTTGACAAAACTCAAGCATGGGTCGACTAGGTGTTAAGACTCTCAATCCAAATACTTGAGGTGATTGGATAAACATGAAAGTCttattattaaaatgttatttttagaaataaatataaaatttattcaagagAATTTTGTAGTTAGAAGATTGATATATGaaggtttttatgtgataaatacttAGGATAATTAATGAgataattttagcttttaaataGGAGTTTAAAGCATATCAAAACATTGTTGATTGAccatttgaaaaaattataaataggtTGTTTTGTGCCATACATGAAGAATAGTTTTTTGAGTGTCTTTGTTGACAACTTTATTGTGTTCTTGTGGTTATTTTGTGACAGTCTTTTAGATACTATTTGGAGAGATTTTTTGATTGTATTGTGAGGTACTTGGATGAGTGATCTGTGACAACTTGGGTCGATATTAGGACCACAATTACTTCTTTGTGTAAGAGTAGATTAGGCTTAAGCCAATAGATGATCTGAATGATTGTCGAATAACATCATTCACTGAGCGAGTCTTCGTAGATGTAGAACTGTTGTGTCTAGAATTGGTCATGGGTCGAGTCAGGccaattaaaaaatttatgtgcTTTTTCTAGACCCGACCCGAAAAATAGgcataaaattttgcccaagtcctagtcggataaaaatgttaaaacttgaGTATGACCCGCccgtattaaaaattttatattattatttatataaaaataaatttaaaatataatacattaaaataaatatttttcaacaaatgaagtaagataggtgcaacttagcaagcaaataactttaaaataataacaaaaataataataaaataatagttatacAATTCAGAGTTGGATTGATGGAAGTTAGCTTGCaaatattattaactaattatgaatttttattaaatcaactctaaaacttAAATGAAATACTAAAATGTATAACAGAGTTATCTTTaagtataaaaaaacataataacttttatcaaataaagtaccaaatttagaaaaaaaaaacgcACAAATagcacattaaaaaaaatcaaacttaaataccgatttaaactttttttaaatcaagaaaataaacacaTGGGTCAAATGTACGGAAAAGGAAATGTTTGAACTTTtggttgtaattaattaattcTCAAGCTGTCAAATTTGactttaattatgaaatttattcaaCGTTGAGAAACCAAAATTGTATTACACGCTTCACTTGAATATTATGTTGAAAATTTGTGTTTGCATTGATTTTTAGAACCTTGccattttgaataaaataagtCAAAACATTTTTATCTTAAAAGGTCACCAAGCTCCGAAACTCTATTTTTCTTCTAAATCCAAATTGTTGGACTTCTCACCAATCCAGCCAACTCCATTACTGACcatgtgataaaaattaaaaagcacTAAGCATTGCTAATTAGAGGAAATCGATGTCCTTGATGGATTCACTTTAATGTTTTTCATGCCCTGAGCCCAATGATATATAACCCATTCACTGATTGAGTGAGACAAACAGGCATGGGCAGTGATGATGTCCTTAGCGTCGCAGTATTAGAAGAGTCGGGAAGGCATGCAGTCATGTAGTATCAATTGACACGTGATTCCTGTCGCCTACTACTCTAATGATTCAATCTTCCACCATCAATGCTCCAAATCTGAAGTTTCTTCATCTTGGCAAACCTCACCAATTCTACCTACTGCTGTAGTCAGCGCTTGGGTTGGTAACACCAGCTTCTACCTCGTGTGTTAGGAAAATTGATTTCCCTGGAGATTAAGGAAGAAGGTGGCATTGCTTGGAGGCCTCAGATGATCTTCTTTGCACCAGATAACGATTGTCTACGACAATATAATTATCACACAATACAACCATGCATACATGTAGCCATCTACAATACAATCTAACTTTAATCAGATACCCTATTTTTGACTCGGCCGAAAGAAAGGTATATATCCTCCTAACTCACCCAAATATTCCTTTACTGTATAATTGGAACCAAAACCTAACTTACTATTCAAGAAAGAACCTCTTCTTTTCTTGACCAAGTTTTTTAAACCTCACTGTTATTTGTCAGAATTAGACTTGTTTGAATTAACTTAAAGCAAGATAAAGATCTCTGTCCAAAAGTTGTTAAGAAGAGAGATCGGCCATTATTGAATCTAAATAACTTATTTTGAGATGTTAATCCTGTTAATGATAATGTCTGGAGTTTCCCTTTTCAGAAACTGAACCATGTTCACGAGGGTGTGTTAGCATGTGCACGATCATGCCTGACCTTTTTCTTTAACGGGGCCTTATTCTGTATTCACAAAATAATTGAAATGTTCCAATATATTATATTGCGTGCTTATTAGGACATTCCCTGCAAATCACATGCCAAAGAGTCTACGCTTAATCCCATTGTTTTAATCTTGGATATGGAAAACATAATGGCCTGACAGAGCTTTAAAGTATTTGTTGCAACATCAAAGTAAAATCAGAGTTGAATTTGACCAAAATAATCTATTATTCGCTTTTCTAACACTGAATTTACGAAAAAGAATGGATTACATTTTAAGtaaatataatttcttttccttacttttacattaataaaaaaataataaaatttgatcactCACAAGCCACCCACCGAATTCAAAGTATGTGGTTTTTCTGACTCAATGGATACACGGACAGCCCCAATAATTCCACAACTGCCCATAATCTCCAAACCTGCCCGCTTAGCTGTATCTCTCGTTCATTTCCCACTTTTTCAACAAAAGAAGaacaataaattattaataaaacccGAGGAAAGGGAGAAAAAACAAGCATCTTCAACGTGTTTTCCATGTGATTGGATCTTATCAATCGTATGTGCAAGATTTCTTGAGCGAAATAGGAACATTGAGTTTCTTGGGATCGAAAGTTATGTCGCATTCTATTTTCTTGTAGAACTTTGGCTTCACCAATTTGCCCAACACATAAGCTCTTGATCGGACAACGAAACTCAGTTTAAGTGAAACCGGAAGCGATGTCGTGCCTGTTGAACTGCTCAAACTGGCTCCACTCCCGTACAAAGGAACCTTGTTTCCCATAACCATTACAGTTACAGACCTTTGGCTCTTCCttgattgataaaatttcttcatctGAAACCACCCAGATTCAATAAAAATGACGAGACATTATAAACTTTGTAATATAATGCAAATGTTGGTTTCATTTGGAACTGGACTTACGGTTCCTGAAGCAATGTTAATTTGAGAATAGGATAGATCAAGAGGAGTTGATGCGACATGGACGCCAAAAAATGTTCCAGTGTTTCGATAAATCATTTTCACTGTGGAGTTCATGGTGATCATATCTGTTGCCACCCCTGTAAAATCTGAACCAGCTTGGATCTTGAATTGCTCAAATTTTATACTCTGCAAGATGAAACAAAAGCAAATCCATCATAACCCATCTCGTAGTTGAATCTAAAAAGCTCAATGAGAGTACCTTCATTGTAATCTTGGGCTTCTGGGGTCTGCTAGCTCCCcagagaatcaaagaaaacaTGGAGAACAGAATGAAGAAGCCAAGAACAAAAGCTAAAAAATAGCATCGCCGAGGAAGTCCCTTCCCACGCTCTCCATCTTCAAGGAGCCCTTCTTCTTCAATCACATCACATTCTTTCCACTGCTTATGTCCCTTCTTATGCGCTCCCCTAGACGACGCGTCGTTAGGCAAGACCTTGCAGGATCCGGGTTTAAGGGACCCCGAAAACCGGCTCGATGAGGACTCACGCGAGTGATGGTCCACGGAGGCATGGGAATGCGGTGGGGA
The sequence above is drawn from the Gossypium hirsutum isolate 1008001.06 chromosome A05, Gossypium_hirsutum_v2.1, whole genome shotgun sequence genome and encodes:
- the LOC107958135 gene encoding uncharacterized protein; amino-acid sequence: MHAKTDSEVTSLAPSSPTRSPRRPVYYVQSPSRDSHDGEKTTTSFHSTPVLSPMGSPPHSHASVDHHSRESSSSRFSGSLKPGSCKVLPNDASSRGAHKKGHKQWKECDVIEEEGLLEDGERGKGLPRRCYFLAFVLGFFILFSMFSLILWGASRPQKPKITMKSIKFEQFKIQAGSDFTGVATDMITMNSTVKMIYRNTGTFFGVHVASTPLDLSYSQINIASGTMKKFYQSRKSQRSVTVMVMGNKVPLYGSGASLSSSTGTTSLPVSLKLSFVVRSRAYVLGKLVKPKFYKKIECDITFDPKKLNVPISLKKSCTYD